ATGCGCGAGCAGGTGTGCAAGTACATGTGCCCGTACGCGCGTTTCCAGAGCGCGCTGATCGACCGCGATTCGATGGTCATCGCCTACGACAGCGGCCGCGGTGAGCCACGTGGCTCACGCTCGAAGAAGGCCGACCTGGCCACGCTGGGCCTGGGCAGTTGCGTCGACTGCACGATGTGCGTGCAGGTCTGCCCGACCGGCATCGACATCCGCAATGGTCTGCAGAACGAATGCATCGGCTGCGCCGCCTGCATCGACGTTTGCGACGACGTGATGGACAAGATGGGCTACGCGCGCGGCCTGATCCGCTACGCCACCGAAAACGGCGTGGCCGGCCAGTGGAACCGCGCGCAGATGCTGCGCCGCCTGTGGCGCCCGCGGGTGCTGATCTACGGCACGCTGCTGCTGGCGGCGAGCGGCACCTTCGTCGCCAGCCTGGCCGGCCGCGACGCCTTCCAGATCGACGTCATCAAGGACCGCGGCGTGCTCGCGCGGGTGGTCGACGACGGCATGATCGAGAACGTCTACCGCCTGCAGCTGATGAACAACCGCGAGCAGCCGCAACGCCTGCGCCTGCGGGTGGACGGCCCGGCCGGCCTGCGCCTGGCCGGCGGCGGCACCGAGCTGACCCTGCCGGCGACCGGCCTCGGCCAGCAGGTCGTCAGCGTGCACCTGCCGCCCGAGGCGGCGCAGGCGCTGCGCGGCAGTGCGGTGCCGATCCGCTTCGTGATCGAAGGCCGGCCGCTCGCCGAGCCCGGCGCCGCGCCCGAGGTGGTGCGCGAGGCTTCGACCTTCTACGTGCCGCGCTGATCGTGTCGATCGTGCGGCCTCGCGGCGTCACATCTTCGTGTCGCCCTTCGAGCCGCCGCCCAGGTCGACCATCGCCGGCGTGATCTCGCCGTAGCGCAGCACCGTGCCGCCGTACTCGCCGACGAACTTCTTCGCGTCGGCCTCCTGCGCGAAGCTCGCCAGCGTCGGGCCCATCGAGCCCAGGCGCTTGCTGCCACGCACGAACAGCGCGCCGCGGGCGTCGATCCAGTGGCCACGCGGCTTATCCCAGTCGGCGCGGCCCATGTCCTGCACGTAGACCGCCTGCACCTTGCGCACCTGTTCGGGCTGCAGCAGGGTGCTGAACAGCTCGACCGTGTCGCACAGGAACATCGGCGCGGCGGCGTCGGCTGCACCTGCAAAATGGATCTGCGCCTTCGGTCCGGGATAGTCGGCCAGCGTCATGCCGTCGAGCTCGCAGGCGGTGTCGGCGCCAAACTCTTTCGGTGCGATCGCCTGCGCATCGGCGGCGCGATCGCCGCAGCCCGCAAGGCTCAGTGCGCCGATTGAACCGATGGCGCCGAGGGTGGTGAGCGCGGCCAGGCCGAGCCATTGGCGGCGTCGGCAGGAACAGGATGTCGTCATGGCTTGAATCTCCAGCTCGCGAGGCCCAGCGGCGCGACGATCCAGGCCAGCATCGCCGTGCCCATCAGCCAGGGATTGGCAAGGGCGGCCGGCACGATGCTGGTCAGGCCGTAGGCGCTGCGCACGTCGTCGAGCGAAAACACGTTGAGGATGCGGAACACGTCCGCCGGATTGAGCAGCAGCAGGTAGGGGAAGGCCGCGCCGCCGTACTGGCCGCCGCTGGCCACCAGCGCGCCCAGCAGCAGCAGGTCGAACACCAGCACGAAGAAGAACCACAGCGCGATCGCCAGGCCGGAGGCGCGCGTGCGGTCACGCGCCAGCACCGACAGCAGCACCGCCAGGCTCAGGAAGGCCAGGCCCATCAGCAGCGTGCTCAACACGAAGCCGGCGTAGTGGAACAAGCCGTTGGCGCCGAACTGCCAGCCCAGCACGCCGCCCACCAGCGCCAGGCCGGCCAGCATCGCCAGCGCGAGCGCCGCGGCCAGGCCGAGGTACTTGCCCAGCAGCAGCTCGCCGCGCGTGATCGGCAGCGCCAGCAGCAGGTCGAGCGAGCCGCGCTCGCGCTCGCCGACGATGGCGTCGAAGCCCAGCAGCAGCGCGATCAGCGGCACCAGGTAGATCACCAGGCTGACGAGGCTGGCGATGGTGAACTCGATCGAGCGCAGGCCCACCGTGCCCTGCTGCGCGCCGCCGGCATAGGCGATCACGAGCGAGAACACCGCGAACACCAGCGCCACCGCGAGCACCCAGCGGTTGCGCAGGCGGTCGCGGAACTCCTTGGCCGCGAGGGTCAGGATCTGGCGGGTTTCCATCAACGTTGCTCCTCGGTGCTGAAGAACAGATCTTCGAGCGACGGCTCGGTGATCTGCACGTCGATCAGCCGCGCGCCCAGCGGCGCCAATACCTGCAGCAAGGCCATCTTGGCCAGCCGCGGGCAGCTCAGTTGCAGGCCGTCGGCCACGTGTTCGATGGCCAGGCCGCGTTCACCGACCAGCAGCGCCGGCAGCCGCGCCAGCGCCTGCTCGGCCGCGGCCACGTCGGCGGGGGCCAGCCGCAGTGTCACGGCCAGCGGCAGGTCATGCTGTTCACGCAGCTGCTGC
This portion of the Leptothrix cholodnii SP-6 genome encodes:
- a CDS encoding nitrous oxide reductase accessory protein NosL, whose protein sequence is MTTSCSCRRRQWLGLAALTTLGAIGSIGALSLAGCGDRAADAQAIAPKEFGADTACELDGMTLADYPGPKAQIHFAGAADAAAPMFLCDTVELFSTLLQPEQVRKVQAVYVQDMGRADWDKPRGHWIDARGALFVRGSKRLGSMGPTLASFAQEADAKKFVGEYGGTVLRYGEITPAMVDLGGGSKGDTKM
- the ccoG gene encoding cytochrome c oxidase accessory protein CcoG; the encoded protein is MSTPPKRPIIPIQPASTALYAAEAKIYARSVSGYFANWRWVMVWFTQLVFYGGAWLQWNGRQALLFDLGERRFYVLGLVLHPQDFIYLAALLVISALGLFFFTAVAGRLWCGYTCPQTVYTEMFMWIERHIEGDRLARMRLDESPWNTRKLLRKGGKHAAWLALALVTGFSFVGYFVPVRELAQSVASLDVSAWEGFWVLFYALATYGNAGFMREQVCKYMCPYARFQSALIDRDSMVIAYDSGRGEPRGSRSKKADLATLGLGSCVDCTMCVQVCPTGIDIRNGLQNECIGCAACIDVCDDVMDKMGYARGLIRYATENGVAGQWNRAQMLRRLWRPRVLIYGTLLLAASGTFVASLAGRDAFQIDVIKDRGVLARVVDDGMIENVYRLQLMNNREQPQRLRLRVDGPAGLRLAGGGTELTLPATGLGQQVVSVHLPPEAAQALRGSAVPIRFVIEGRPLAEPGAAPEVVREASTFYVPR
- a CDS encoding ABC transporter permease, encoding METRQILTLAAKEFRDRLRNRWVLAVALVFAVFSLVIAYAGGAQQGTVGLRSIEFTIASLVSLVIYLVPLIALLLGFDAIVGERERGSLDLLLALPITRGELLLGKYLGLAAALALAMLAGLALVGGVLGWQFGANGLFHYAGFVLSTLLMGLAFLSLAVLLSVLARDRTRASGLAIALWFFFVLVFDLLLLGALVASGGQYGGAAFPYLLLLNPADVFRILNVFSLDDVRSAYGLTSIVPAALANPWLMGTAMLAWIVAPLGLASWRFKP